The following are encoded together in the Arcticibacterium luteifluviistationis genome:
- a CDS encoding 50S ribosomal protein L25/general stress protein Ctc, giving the protein MKKTEIVGFNRANLGRSASNQLRAEGQVPCVLYGGKEQVSFYAPAYLFRPLIYTPDAYEVKLNIEGKEYQAILQDKQFHPVNDTLTHADFLEITSDKVIKISVPIRLIGTPAGLSAGGKLQHKLRKLRVQGAASAIPEYVDVDVTTLKLGDSIKVDVIDLPGLTILDSLSNPIASIVVPRAAKLADDSDEDEDEEAADASEDAAE; this is encoded by the coding sequence ATGAAAAAAACCGAGATTGTAGGGTTTAATAGAGCGAATCTTGGTCGTTCAGCTTCTAATCAGCTTCGTGCTGAGGGGCAAGTACCATGTGTACTTTATGGCGGCAAAGAGCAAGTTTCTTTTTATGCACCTGCTTACTTATTCCGTCCGTTGATTTACACACCGGATGCCTATGAAGTAAAATTGAATATCGAAGGAAAAGAATACCAAGCTATTCTTCAAGATAAACAATTTCACCCAGTGAATGACACTTTGACTCATGCTGATTTCTTAGAAATCACTTCTGACAAAGTAATTAAAATATCTGTACCAATTAGATTAATTGGTACTCCTGCAGGTTTATCTGCTGGGGGTAAATTACAGCACAAATTACGTAAACTAAGAGTTCAAGGAGCTGCTTCTGCAATTCCTGAGTATGTTGACGTTGATGTGACAACTTTAAAATTAGGTGATTCTATTAAAGTTGATGTGATTGACCTTCCAGGTTTAACTATTCTTGATTCTTTATCTAATCCTATCGCTAGTATCGTTGTTCCTAGAGCTGCTAAATTGGCTGATGACTCAGATGAAGATGAGGACGAAGAAGCAGCTGATGCTTCTGAAGACGCTGCAGAATAA
- a CDS encoding glycosyltransferase family protein, protein MRIAFIVQGEGRGHITQAISLFQQLQGSKHTVVACLVGMIKKDNFSSTIEHEIDAKVHYFSSPNLIYNQAGKGLSLKATLIQNLKKLPEHNKSLHKLKGWMDKYQPDLIINFYDFLAGVYQLRFPNSAPPMICVGHQYLLLHKEFVFPKKKVVDRILVNLNSRFTALRAKKMLALSLSPYENHKNIVSIPPLIRQSALSEPTSQHKYYVAYMTNPALLSQLSDWHLNHTDVEIHCFIKCDQEQEVTQSHKNLFIHKLDAKKFLRLMANAKGLITTAGFEAVCEAIYYGKPVMMVPVPNHFEQACNALDASRFGAGISQESFNLDKFLTYTSEFESPMVPFKNWLAEGKSKLIAELDSFEQILSLKQA, encoded by the coding sequence ATGAGAATAGCCTTTATTGTTCAAGGAGAAGGAAGAGGTCATATTACACAAGCGATAAGCCTTTTTCAGCAGCTACAAGGCTCTAAACACACCGTGGTGGCGTGCTTAGTAGGCATGATAAAAAAGGATAATTTCAGCTCCACTATTGAGCACGAGATAGATGCTAAGGTTCATTATTTCAGTAGCCCAAATTTAATTTACAACCAAGCAGGAAAGGGCCTTAGCCTCAAGGCCACTCTAATTCAAAACCTCAAAAAACTCCCTGAGCACAACAAAAGCCTACATAAATTGAAAGGTTGGATGGATAAATACCAACCAGACTTAATCATCAACTTTTACGATTTTTTAGCTGGTGTTTATCAGCTAAGGTTTCCAAATTCTGCTCCTCCCATGATTTGTGTAGGACATCAATACCTGCTTCTGCACAAGGAGTTTGTATTTCCGAAGAAAAAGGTGGTAGATCGTATTTTGGTTAATCTTAACAGTCGATTTACGGCTTTACGTGCTAAAAAAATGCTTGCCCTATCATTATCTCCGTATGAAAACCACAAAAACATTGTCAGTATTCCGCCATTGATTAGGCAGTCTGCTCTTTCAGAACCCACTTCTCAACACAAGTATTATGTGGCGTATATGACTAACCCCGCTCTTTTAAGTCAACTATCAGATTGGCATTTAAACCATACGGACGTTGAGATTCATTGTTTTATAAAGTGCGACCAAGAACAAGAAGTTACCCAAAGCCATAAGAATCTCTTCATTCATAAATTAGATGCAAAGAAATTTTTAAGACTTATGGCAAACGCCAAAGGTCTTATTACCACGGCTGGTTTTGAGGCGGTTTGCGAGGCTATCTATTATGGCAAGCCAGTTATGATGGTACCTGTGCCAAACCACTTTGAACAGGCTTGTAATGCCTTAGACGCCTCTCGTTTTGGAGCTGGCATAAGTCAAGAAAGTTTTAATCTTGACAAATTCCTTACCTATACCTCCGAATTCGAAAGCCCAATGGTTCCTTTTAAAAACTGGTTAGCAGAAGGCAAGTCGAAACTAATAGCAGAGCTCGATTCCTTTGAGCAAATCCTTAGCCTTAAACAAGCATAG
- the kduI gene encoding 5-dehydro-4-deoxy-D-glucuronate isomerase translates to MKTHYTSRYAASPQDVKTYDTAKLRDEFLIDNLMEEDKINLVYSHYDRFITGSAVPTTSALKLESIDALKADYFLERRELGIINVGGAGTVTVDGTSYELKNKEALYVGRENKNVEFSSESASEPAMYYLNSTPAHKAFPIKKIGQDDVEVIQLGSPETANARTLRKYIVNSVVDVCQLQMGMTTLKSGSSWNTMPAHVHDRRMEVYFYFEVAEDQAVCHFMGQPQETRHIWMGNNQAVISPPWSIHSGSGTSSYSFIWGMAGENLDYGDMDHCKINELK, encoded by the coding sequence ATGAAAACACATTATACGTCCAGATACGCTGCCTCACCACAAGATGTAAAAACTTATGATACGGCTAAATTAAGAGACGAATTCTTAATTGATAATTTAATGGAGGAGGATAAGATAAACTTGGTCTACTCTCATTATGATAGGTTTATTACAGGAAGTGCAGTGCCAACAACTTCGGCCTTAAAACTAGAAAGTATTGATGCATTAAAAGCAGACTATTTCCTTGAAAGGAGAGAGTTGGGGATTATCAATGTTGGTGGAGCCGGAACAGTAACTGTAGACGGTACTTCGTATGAATTAAAAAATAAGGAAGCCCTATATGTAGGTAGAGAGAATAAGAATGTTGAGTTTTCTAGCGAGTCAGCTTCAGAACCAGCAATGTATTATTTGAACTCTACGCCAGCTCATAAAGCTTTCCCAATTAAGAAAATTGGACAGGATGATGTTGAGGTTATTCAATTGGGTTCTCCAGAAACAGCAAATGCACGTACATTAAGAAAGTATATAGTTAATAGCGTAGTTGATGTTTGTCAATTGCAGATGGGTATGACCACTTTGAAATCTGGAAGTTCATGGAATACTATGCCCGCTCACGTGCACGACAGAAGAATGGAGGTTTACTTCTACTTTGAAGTAGCGGAAGACCAAGCAGTATGTCATTTTATGGGTCAGCCACAGGAAACGAGACATATTTGGATGGGTAATAATCAGGCAGTTATATCACCACCATGGTCTATTCACTCAGGTTCTGGGACTAGTAGTTACAGTTTTATTTGGGGAATGGCAGGTGAAAATCTTGATTATGGTGATATGGACCATTGCAAAATAAATGAATTGAAGTAA
- a CDS encoding LacI family DNA-binding transcriptional regulator, which yields METNKVTIHDIAKSLNIDSSTVSRALNDSPRVTQKTKDKILAKAQSMGYQRNMLASNLRKNVTNSIGVVIPRISRHFFSSVIQGIEETAYDAGYSVVICQSLEELKRERNIIQTLVANRVAGVLISISMETTNYEHFQILNSQGIPYVFFDRHCEIPANNNVIINDFKGGYDATQHLVSKGCKNILHFSGPGHLEIYKNRLKGYKKALSDNNILFKTENIISSKLMEQDGKVITKKLMDDKVNFDGIFCANDQVAIGAIKYLNEIGVKIPEQVAIVGFSNEPVSNVITPSLTTIDQPGFEMGIKATELLIKNIKDQSGTLPPETITMETNLIERNSSQK from the coding sequence ATGGAGACAAACAAGGTCACAATACATGACATTGCAAAGAGTTTAAACATTGATAGTTCCACGGTTTCAAGAGCCTTGAACGATAGCCCTAGAGTTACTCAAAAAACCAAGGATAAAATCTTAGCAAAGGCTCAAAGTATGGGCTATCAGCGAAATATGCTGGCCTCAAATCTGCGAAAAAACGTAACCAATAGTATTGGTGTGGTAATACCCAGAATTTCGCGACACTTTTTCTCTTCCGTTATTCAAGGTATAGAAGAAACTGCCTATGACGCAGGCTACAGTGTGGTCATCTGTCAATCGCTAGAAGAACTAAAAAGAGAGCGTAATATCATTCAGACCTTAGTGGCTAATAGAGTGGCTGGTGTTTTGATTTCCATCTCCATGGAAACTACAAATTATGAGCATTTCCAAATTTTAAACAGTCAGGGTATACCTTATGTTTTTTTTGATCGTCATTGTGAAATACCGGCGAACAATAACGTAATCATAAATGATTTTAAAGGAGGGTATGATGCCACCCAACATTTAGTATCGAAAGGTTGTAAAAACATTCTTCATTTTTCAGGGCCTGGTCATTTAGAAATATATAAGAACCGCTTAAAAGGTTACAAAAAAGCTCTATCTGATAACAATATCCTTTTTAAGACCGAAAATATAATCAGTTCTAAGCTGATGGAACAAGACGGCAAAGTCATTACCAAAAAGCTCATGGACGATAAGGTAAACTTTGATGGTATCTTTTGTGCCAACGACCAAGTAGCCATAGGAGCTATAAAATATTTGAATGAAATAGGTGTAAAAATCCCTGAACAAGTAGCCATAGTAGGATTTAGTAATGAACCTGTTTCTAATGTAATAACACCTAGTTTAACGACTATTGACCAACCCGGCTTTGAAATGGGGATAAAAGCAACAGAATTACTTATTAAAAACATAAAAGACCAAAGTGGGACATTGCCACCTGAAACAATTACTATGGAAACAAACCTTATTGAACGTAATTCGTCTCAGAAATGA
- a CDS encoding gluconate 5-dehydrogenase, protein MSIKLFDLTGKIALVTGSTHGLGMAMAKGIGNAGAKIIVNGSSSQQKLDDAILEYKKEGIEAYGSLFDVTDENAVKAALAKIEAEVGPIDILVNNAGIIKRTPIVDMEVADFKAVVDVDLVGPFIVSKHVVKGMISRGGGKIINICSMMSELGRDTVSAYAAAKGGLKMLTQSMATEWAKFNIQTNGIGPGYFATSQTAPIRVDGHPFNEFIIKRTPASRWGDPEDLQGAAIFLSSKASDFVNGHVVYVDGGILATIGKPANE, encoded by the coding sequence ATGTCAATTAAATTATTCGATTTAACAGGTAAAATTGCTTTGGTAACTGGTTCAACTCATGGGTTGGGTATGGCCATGGCAAAAGGAATAGGTAATGCAGGAGCCAAAATTATAGTAAACGGAAGCTCCTCTCAGCAGAAATTAGACGATGCCATTCTTGAATACAAAAAAGAAGGCATTGAGGCTTATGGAAGTCTTTTTGATGTGACAGATGAAAATGCTGTCAAAGCAGCTCTGGCTAAAATAGAAGCGGAAGTTGGACCAATTGATATTTTGGTGAATAATGCTGGAATTATCAAGAGAACTCCAATAGTAGATATGGAGGTGGCAGACTTTAAGGCGGTAGTAGATGTGGATTTAGTAGGGCCTTTTATTGTCTCAAAACATGTGGTAAAAGGCATGATTAGTAGAGGTGGTGGGAAAATTATTAATATATGCTCTATGATGAGCGAATTGGGAAGAGATACCGTGAGTGCTTATGCTGCAGCAAAGGGCGGCTTAAAGATGCTAACCCAAAGTATGGCAACAGAGTGGGCTAAATTTAATATCCAAACTAACGGTATTGGGCCAGGATATTTTGCAACCAGTCAAACTGCACCAATAAGAGTAGACGGACACCCTTTTAATGAGTTCATCATTAAGAGAACACCTGCATCACGCTGGGGAGACCCGGAAGATTTACAAGGTGCAGCCATCTTTTTAAGTTCAAAAGCGAGTGACTTTGTAAATGGTCATGTAGTTTATGTTGATGGTGGAATTTTGGCAACAATTGGTAAGCCTGCAAATGAATAA
- a CDS encoding DUF4861 family protein, whose translation MNNSKYIVMKTLSFSVFALGVMLLNSCVPKEKGTTITVKNELGFERTFETVVLSKSELNVEDLNVLGIKDKETGELQLTQLVDNDGDGIMDDILFQPSIAGNSEKVYDIVSITEAEKPKAEELCYSRFVPERTDDYTWENNKVAFRMYGPRAQQMIEEDIPGGTLSSGVDAWLKKVEYPIINNWYKKEMENQGAYHLDSGEGLDNFHVGQSRGVGGVAIKKGDSYYFSKNYTKWKTITTGPIRTSFYLEIGDWDVDGNPIKESKIISLDLGSNFSKFEVTISGTDTLSAGLTLHEKDGVVNENNNDAWVSYWQPHADSELATAIVVPKTTFIGFENYDSEVADLSNAYAHMKVDNNKVVYYAGFTWKESGQFKSQAEWESYLGTFSEQINTPLAVKVILK comes from the coding sequence ATGAATAATTCTAAATATATCGTTATGAAAACGCTCAGTTTCTCTGTTTTTGCTCTTGGTGTGATGTTGCTGAATTCTTGCGTTCCAAAGGAAAAAGGAACTACCATTACCGTTAAAAACGAACTTGGTTTTGAACGGACTTTTGAGACTGTTGTTTTAAGTAAGTCAGAGCTGAATGTGGAAGACCTGAATGTTTTAGGAATTAAAGACAAAGAAACGGGAGAACTTCAACTTACACAGTTGGTAGATAATGATGGCGACGGAATTATGGACGACATCTTGTTTCAGCCTAGCATTGCTGGTAATTCTGAAAAGGTGTACGATATAGTCAGTATAACGGAAGCCGAAAAGCCAAAAGCAGAAGAACTGTGTTATTCTAGATTTGTGCCAGAAAGAACAGACGATTATACCTGGGAAAACAACAAGGTAGCTTTTAGGATGTACGGACCACGAGCTCAGCAGATGATTGAAGAGGATATTCCAGGAGGTACACTTTCTAGTGGGGTAGATGCTTGGCTGAAAAAAGTGGAATATCCGATTATTAATAATTGGTATAAAAAAGAGATGGAAAACCAAGGGGCTTACCATTTAGACTCTGGTGAAGGTTTAGATAACTTTCATGTAGGTCAAAGCAGAGGGGTAGGAGGGGTTGCCATCAAAAAAGGTGATTCGTATTATTTCTCGAAGAACTACACCAAGTGGAAGACTATAACTACTGGTCCAATACGTACGAGTTTCTATCTTGAAATAGGGGACTGGGATGTGGATGGAAATCCAATAAAAGAGTCGAAAATTATAAGTCTAGATCTTGGGAGTAACTTTTCAAAATTTGAAGTAACTATTAGCGGAACAGATACGCTTTCGGCTGGTTTGACACTTCATGAAAAAGACGGTGTTGTAAATGAAAATAATAACGACGCTTGGGTTAGCTATTGGCAACCACATGCAGACTCTGAGTTAGCCACAGCCATTGTGGTTCCTAAAACTACTTTTATTGGTTTTGAAAATTATGACTCCGAGGTAGCCGACTTAAGCAATGCATACGCTCACATGAAAGTTGATAACAATAAGGTGGTTTATTATGCCGGCTTTACATGGAAAGAAAGTGGCCAGTTTAAAAGCCAGGCGGAGTGGGAAAGCTATCTCGGCACTTTTTCAGAGCAGATTAACACTCCTTTAGCTGTTAAGGTTATTTTGAAATAA
- a CDS encoding UDP-2,3-diacylglucosamine diphosphatase, translated as MQKKYDFRTIVISDVHLGTAGSKAIEATKFIRDYSCERLILNGDIIDGWQLKKYGAWKKKHTAFIRAVLKTIEKDDTQVYYVRGNHDDFLDQFLPFSIGSNFKIVQELVLNSGENKFFITHGDVFDLVTKKAKWLAHIGDMGYTALLWLNKKYNQYRVFKGKPYYSLSKRVKNSIKMAVNYISDFEEQLSEMAKSKGCNGIICGHIHQPAIKTIDNIKYMNSGDWVENKSALVEDYSGNWEIVYDASHLHTDSLDELPIEFDVDMEEPDREFEESYSHIFELK; from the coding sequence ATGCAAAAGAAATACGACTTCAGAACCATAGTAATTTCCGATGTTCATCTTGGAACTGCCGGAAGCAAGGCCATTGAAGCCACCAAGTTCATCCGTGATTATTCCTGCGAAAGATTAATCCTAAATGGAGACATTATTGACGGTTGGCAATTAAAAAAATACGGTGCTTGGAAAAAGAAACACACCGCATTTATAAGAGCCGTTCTTAAAACTATTGAAAAAGACGATACCCAAGTTTATTATGTCAGAGGGAATCATGATGATTTCCTAGACCAGTTTTTACCTTTTTCCATAGGCTCCAATTTCAAGATTGTTCAAGAGTTAGTCCTTAACTCTGGCGAGAACAAATTCTTTATCACACATGGTGACGTTTTTGACCTTGTAACTAAGAAGGCTAAATGGCTAGCCCATATAGGCGATATGGGCTACACCGCCCTTCTTTGGTTAAACAAGAAGTATAACCAATATCGTGTTTTTAAAGGAAAACCCTATTATTCATTATCAAAACGAGTAAAAAACTCTATAAAAATGGCAGTTAACTATATTTCCGACTTTGAAGAACAACTTTCAGAAATGGCAAAATCTAAAGGGTGCAACGGCATTATTTGTGGCCACATTCACCAGCCAGCCATAAAAACAATTGACAACATCAAGTACATGAATTCTGGCGACTGGGTAGAAAACAAGTCTGCACTAGTGGAAGATTACAGCGGAAACTGGGAGATAGTGTATGATGCCTCCCACTTACACACAGACTCTTTAGATGAATTACCTATTGAATTCGATGTGGATATGGAAGAGCCAGACAGAGAGTTTGAAGAATCATACAGTCATATTTTTGAACTGAAATGA
- a CDS encoding TonB-dependent receptor, protein MFKKILILGLLLISTQMMAQTGILRGKITEATTGEGAIGATVTLAGTTNAAFTDIDGEFTLTVPYGKHNLIISYVGFQKKTIADIIINEKKGEVYLENIVLDTDTQTLQEVVVRAELLRTSEAAITMIKHNSSVILDGISSAKMKITGDATAVEAAKRITGVSIEGGKYVYVRGLGDRYTKTTLNGMDIPGLDPDRNSLQMDIFPTSLIDNIMVSKNFSAEMPADFTGGLMNVETKAFPEHKVFNVSFGVGYNPQANLKSDFLTYDGGKYDFLGFDDGSRELPGLAAGVNVPTPISGHSKEEVTSFVKSFNPELATKTKTSPLNYSGGITFGDQRLLGQSSNKLGYILSLNYKLDYQFYDDVNYGEYQRYNDASLTEMRYATVQNGQYTDESVLLGGLAGLAFKGKSTKIRLTAMRLQNGEKRAGIFDIDNDGAAVGQSGYIAKSNNLEYNQRSLNNFLLAGTHLLSNDKLEIDWKLSTTYSISEDPDIRKSAFTYTSNNDIVFSAGAGGLPSRIWRDLDEVGQNGRVDLSYGYAFKGNSAKVRIGANVLRKERNFEIKQFQMAFFGGAAGGTWATDDFSTILNEGNIYPNKQPNNIYYQSGNNDPNPNEYNSRSLNQGYYVSNEMSFGDRTKVIAGLRLEEFKQYHTGRDQSYASGDIVNGRNLDDEVVLSSVNLFPSLNVIYKLGELANARFAYAKTIARPSFKELSFAQIIDPLTNRIFNGSLFTYSDWDGELLETKIDNFDLRLEKYGERGELISLSGFYKKFRNPIELIRIPEQQTSTEYQPRNVGDGMVLGVELELIRNLSFVSQAMQDWQLSLNFSAVKSQIDMSASEYNSRLEYVRDGETIEAVRKMAGQAPYILNGGISYNSFEKGLDMGLFYNVKGSTLNIVGIGLFPDVYTEAFHSLNFGLNKKLGKSEKLSLDVKASNILDDTVDVVYKSYKAENQMFSSHNPGRSFSVGLNFKL, encoded by the coding sequence ATGTTTAAAAAAATACTAATACTGGGTTTACTTTTGATAAGTACCCAAATGATGGCTCAGACAGGTATCCTTAGGGGGAAAATAACTGAGGCAACAACTGGTGAAGGTGCGATTGGTGCTACGGTAACTTTGGCAGGTACTACAAACGCAGCATTTACAGATATTGATGGAGAATTTACGCTCACTGTACCTTACGGTAAGCATAATTTGATTATTAGCTATGTCGGTTTTCAGAAAAAAACTATAGCAGACATTATAATCAATGAGAAAAAGGGTGAGGTCTACCTAGAAAACATAGTGTTAGATACAGACACCCAGACTTTGCAAGAAGTGGTAGTTAGGGCAGAGCTTTTACGTACTTCAGAAGCAGCCATTACCATGATAAAACACAACTCTTCTGTGATTTTGGATGGGATTTCTTCAGCTAAAATGAAGATTACAGGTGACGCAACTGCCGTTGAGGCTGCTAAGCGTATCACGGGAGTTTCAATAGAAGGAGGGAAATACGTTTATGTAAGAGGACTTGGTGATAGATATACTAAAACCACACTAAATGGAATGGATATTCCGGGTCTTGACCCCGATCGAAATTCACTTCAAATGGATATTTTTCCTACAAGTCTTATTGACAACATAATGGTAAGCAAAAATTTCTCTGCTGAAATGCCTGCTGACTTTACTGGAGGTTTGATGAACGTAGAGACAAAAGCTTTTCCTGAGCATAAGGTTTTTAATGTTTCTTTTGGCGTAGGATATAACCCTCAGGCTAACTTGAAGTCTGATTTTTTAACTTATGACGGAGGGAAATATGACTTTTTAGGCTTTGATGATGGCTCTCGAGAGTTACCAGGATTGGCTGCTGGAGTGAACGTTCCTACTCCTATAAGTGGTCATTCTAAAGAAGAGGTGACTTCGTTTGTGAAAAGTTTCAATCCTGAATTAGCTACCAAAACAAAAACAAGTCCACTTAATTATTCTGGTGGGATAACCTTTGGTGATCAACGTTTACTTGGGCAAAGTTCTAATAAATTGGGCTATATTTTATCCTTAAATTATAAACTTGATTATCAATTTTATGATGATGTAAATTATGGAGAATATCAAAGGTATAATGATGCTTCCTTAACAGAGATGAGGTATGCTACCGTTCAAAACGGGCAATATACAGATGAGAGTGTACTTCTTGGAGGTTTGGCTGGTTTGGCTTTTAAGGGTAAGAGCACTAAAATTAGACTTACTGCCATGAGGCTTCAGAATGGAGAGAAGAGAGCAGGTATTTTTGATATTGATAATGATGGTGCAGCTGTAGGTCAATCAGGATATATTGCCAAATCTAATAACCTAGAGTATAACCAGCGTTCTCTTAATAATTTCTTGCTAGCTGGAACACATCTGTTAAGTAATGATAAATTAGAAATTGACTGGAAGCTAAGTACTACATACTCTATATCTGAAGATCCAGATATTAGAAAATCAGCTTTTACCTATACCAGCAATAATGATATTGTGTTCTCTGCAGGGGCCGGCGGATTACCATCCAGGATTTGGAGAGACTTAGATGAAGTAGGTCAGAATGGAAGAGTAGACCTTTCTTATGGTTACGCTTTCAAAGGGAATTCAGCTAAAGTTAGAATCGGGGCAAATGTCCTAAGAAAAGAAAGAAATTTTGAAATTAAGCAATTTCAAATGGCCTTCTTTGGCGGTGCAGCAGGAGGAACTTGGGCTACTGACGACTTCAGTACCATTCTGAATGAAGGAAATATTTACCCAAATAAGCAGCCAAATAATATTTACTATCAGTCAGGTAATAACGACCCTAACCCGAATGAATATAATTCAAGAAGCCTTAATCAAGGATACTATGTATCCAATGAAATGAGTTTCGGAGATAGAACTAAGGTTATTGCAGGTTTGCGACTGGAAGAATTTAAACAATATCATACCGGAAGAGATCAGAGTTATGCTAGTGGCGACATAGTAAATGGTAGAAATTTAGACGACGAGGTGGTACTAAGCTCTGTAAATCTATTCCCTTCTTTAAACGTGATTTATAAGCTTGGAGAGTTAGCTAATGCCAGATTTGCCTATGCAAAAACAATTGCTAGACCTTCTTTTAAAGAACTTTCATTTGCACAGATTATTGACCCACTTACCAATCGTATTTTTAACGGAAGCTTGTTTACCTACTCAGACTGGGATGGTGAACTACTTGAGACTAAGATTGATAATTTTGACTTGAGGTTGGAAAAGTATGGTGAGCGAGGTGAATTGATTTCTTTAAGTGGTTTCTATAAAAAATTCAGAAATCCGATTGAATTAATTCGTATTCCTGAGCAACAAACAAGTACAGAGTATCAGCCAAGAAACGTAGGAGATGGAATGGTGCTGGGAGTTGAGCTAGAGCTAATAAGAAACCTTTCTTTCGTTAGCCAAGCAATGCAGGATTGGCAGTTAAGCCTGAACTTTTCAGCGGTCAAATCACAAATTGATATGTCAGCTTCAGAATATAATTCTCGTCTGGAGTATGTTAGAGATGGCGAAACTATAGAGGCTGTTCGTAAAATGGCTGGTCAGGCTCCTTATATTCTTAACGGAGGAATAAGCTACAACAGTTTTGAAAAAGGCCTAGACATGGGGCTATTTTACAATGTAAAAGGTAGTACACTTAATATTGTAGGTATTGGTTTATTTCCTGATGTCTATACAGAGGCATTCCATAGTTTGAATTTTGGATTAAACAAGAAGCTTGGAAAATCAGAAAAGTTATCCCTTGATGTGAAAGCTTCAAATATTCTAGACGATACTGTAGATGTTGTTTATAAGTCATACAAAGCAGAAAATCAGATGTTCAGTAGTCATAACCCAGGTAGATCATTTAGTGTTGGACTAAACTTTAAGCTATAA